One Alicyclobacillus acidoterrestris DNA window includes the following coding sequences:
- a CDS encoding site-specific integrase, whose protein sequence is MKLNPFPADDVTVGRYISYLAMVGRKRSTIRRHMTSIAEMHRRRGIEDVPTESHAVRRVWKGIRNDKKRERVTKKAATLIEDIRAMVAVQPDTLLGLRNRLVLLIGYAGSFRRSEIVSLQCEDVKFVRNGVEILLRYSKTDQMGVGRKIAIGYGTRLDTCPVRNLQEWIERTGISAGPLFRRFTPQGRITEKGLSPQMVALIVKDAAQRAGLPNAHEYSGHSLRAGAATQGARNKADARVIMNQTGHKSRAMLDEYIREANLWDDTLTNYLGL, encoded by the coding sequence ATGAAGTTAAATCCGTTTCCTGCCGACGATGTGACGGTCGGCCGATACATTTCTTATTTAGCTATGGTCGGACGGAAAAGGAGTACCATTCGGCGACACATGACCTCAATTGCAGAAATGCATCGAAGACGCGGAATCGAGGACGTGCCGACAGAGTCCCACGCAGTCAGGCGGGTCTGGAAGGGAATTCGCAACGACAAGAAGCGTGAGCGGGTCACCAAAAAGGCGGCGACGCTAATTGAGGATATCCGAGCGATGGTTGCCGTCCAGCCCGATACACTCCTAGGACTTCGCAATCGACTGGTTTTGTTGATTGGTTACGCAGGTTCATTTCGCAGATCGGAAATCGTCAGTTTACAGTGTGAAGACGTCAAGTTCGTGCGAAATGGTGTGGAAATCCTGCTTCGGTATAGCAAAACGGATCAGATGGGCGTTGGGCGAAAAATTGCCATTGGCTATGGAACGCGCCTGGATACCTGTCCTGTCCGCAACCTACAGGAGTGGATTGAGAGAACGGGTATCTCTGCCGGCCCGCTATTTCGCCGATTCACACCCCAAGGGCGTATCACAGAGAAGGGGTTGTCGCCACAGATGGTGGCACTGATCGTCAAAGACGCGGCCCAACGTGCGGGATTGCCGAACGCGCATGAATACTCAGGCCACAGTCTCCGTGCAGGAGCTGCCACGCAAGGCGCTCGAAACAAAGCAGACGCGCGCGTCATCATGAACCAAACGGGCCACAAGAGCCGAGCCATGCTCGACGAGTACATCAGAGAAGCCAATCTCTGGGACGATACATTGACCAACTACCTGGGATTGTAG
- a CDS encoding aldo/keto reductase, with product MRTNHVTAAASGSFSIGGDLPVNRLGYGSMQLTGPGVWGDPKDPDEAVRVLRRAVELGVTLIDTADAYGPFVAEKLIKKALHPYPDNLVIATKVGLTRSGPNDWRPVGRPEYLRQQVELCLRHLGLERIDLMQLHRIDPKVPLADQIGELALLQKEGKIRHIGLSEVTIDDVKAASEFATIVTVQNLYNVANRDAEPLLEYCEANNIGFIPWFPLATGELAKEGGPLDALAKQHNVKPSQLALAWLLKRSSVMLPIPGTSTLSHLEENIAAAGIELSDKDFKTLENAVQR from the coding sequence ATGCGCACGAATCATGTGACCGCAGCAGCATCAGGATCGTTTTCAATTGGCGGTGACCTGCCAGTCAATCGCTTAGGTTATGGATCGATGCAGTTGACAGGCCCCGGTGTCTGGGGCGATCCGAAAGATCCGGACGAAGCTGTTCGCGTCCTTCGCCGCGCCGTGGAACTCGGTGTCACGCTGATCGACACAGCGGACGCATATGGTCCCTTTGTCGCAGAAAAATTAATCAAAAAGGCCTTGCATCCATACCCGGACAACCTGGTGATTGCCACGAAGGTGGGCCTTACGCGATCCGGCCCGAACGATTGGCGCCCAGTAGGCCGCCCGGAATACCTGCGCCAACAAGTTGAATTGTGCCTGCGCCATCTTGGCCTTGAGCGCATTGACTTGATGCAATTGCATCGGATTGATCCGAAGGTGCCGCTCGCGGATCAAATCGGCGAACTCGCCTTACTGCAAAAAGAGGGTAAAATTCGCCACATCGGCTTGAGTGAGGTCACGATTGACGACGTGAAGGCAGCCAGCGAGTTCGCGACCATTGTCACGGTACAAAACCTGTACAACGTCGCGAATCGGGATGCCGAACCGTTGCTCGAGTATTGCGAAGCGAACAACATTGGATTTATTCCTTGGTTTCCACTGGCGACCGGCGAGCTGGCTAAAGAAGGTGGCCCGCTTGACGCGTTGGCCAAACAACACAATGTGAAGCCATCGCAACTTGCCTTGGCATGGTTGCTCAAGCGTTCATCTGTCATGTTGCCGATTCCAGGTACATCCACCTTGTCCCACTTGGAAGAAAATATCGCAGCAGCGGGTATCGAATTGAGCGACAAGGATTTCAAAACACTCGAGAACGCCGTTCAACGTTAA
- the yjjX gene encoding inosine/xanthosine triphosphatase, with protein MMNVLVGSRNPAKIDAVALAFEALGISVQVRGETVPSDVSEQPFSNDETMKGAVNRARHAIALASADYAVGLEGGVEEGPYGLLLCNWAAVVSRDGFVSVGAGVQILLPDEVAIEVRRGRELGHVIDEWAGGKHIAKREGTIGILTNGHITRAQMFRDATICALSTHLRRVEGV; from the coding sequence ATGATGAACGTGCTAGTAGGGTCGAGGAATCCCGCCAAAATAGATGCGGTCGCGCTCGCGTTTGAGGCGCTTGGAATATCCGTTCAGGTTCGCGGCGAAACCGTCCCGTCGGACGTGTCTGAGCAACCGTTTTCGAACGATGAAACGATGAAAGGTGCAGTGAATCGGGCTCGCCACGCCATCGCGTTGGCGTCAGCGGACTACGCAGTTGGGCTCGAAGGCGGTGTAGAGGAAGGTCCCTACGGACTCCTACTGTGCAATTGGGCAGCAGTTGTCAGTCGAGATGGCTTTGTCAGCGTCGGTGCAGGTGTCCAAATTCTTTTGCCAGACGAAGTGGCCATTGAAGTGCGTCGCGGTCGTGAGCTAGGGCATGTCATCGACGAGTGGGCAGGAGGCAAGCACATCGCGAAACGGGAGGGGACCATCGGCATTCTCACCAATGGTCACATCACCCGTGCGCAAATGTTCCGGGATGCCACCATTTGTGCGTTATCCACTCACTTGCGTCGAGTGGAGGGTGTATGA
- a CDS encoding NRAMP family divalent metal transporter has translation MDSMTQNITTQSAVKRLFWMLGMFGPGIIVMLANTDAGCIITAAQSGAAWGYAMVLPQLILIPIVYLVQEITVRLGVVTGKGHGELIRERFGQKWAIFSVSTLFLSAIGALVTEFSGIAGVGELFGISPKYSVSAATIILILLGLTGSYKRVERIGIAMGLFELLLVPAAVMAHPSGHQLLHGLATIPLRNHSYVFLLAANVGAVIMPWMIFYQQSAVVDRKLTMRHLKSARWDTFAGSILTQVVMIAVVIMIAATVGLHNPQRSLNTVADIAQGLLPFLGPTGAKVIFGLGMLGASFVAALVVSLAGAWGIGEVVGFRHSVNSKVKDAKWFYLIYSLAHIGGAVLVFSGINLVNLAVDTEVMNALLLPIVLGFLLLLEAKVLPKAWRMRGIYKYVVWVISLIIMLFGVYMGIQLIV, from the coding sequence ATGGACTCCATGACCCAAAACATCACAACCCAAAGCGCGGTTAAGCGGCTATTTTGGATGCTAGGCATGTTCGGCCCAGGAATTATTGTCATGCTGGCAAACACGGACGCCGGCTGTATCATCACCGCAGCCCAGTCCGGGGCCGCGTGGGGGTACGCAATGGTACTTCCGCAACTCATTCTCATTCCAATTGTCTATTTGGTTCAAGAGATTACCGTTCGCTTGGGCGTCGTGACGGGCAAGGGACACGGCGAGTTAATCCGTGAGCGCTTCGGTCAAAAATGGGCGATTTTCTCCGTTTCGACACTTTTCCTTTCGGCAATCGGGGCACTCGTCACCGAGTTCAGCGGAATTGCGGGCGTTGGTGAACTGTTCGGCATCTCGCCGAAATACAGTGTATCCGCAGCCACCATCATCCTGATTTTGTTAGGTCTTACTGGAAGCTACAAGCGCGTCGAACGGATCGGAATTGCTATGGGGCTGTTTGAACTTTTGCTTGTACCAGCTGCTGTGATGGCCCATCCGAGTGGGCATCAACTCTTACACGGACTGGCGACCATCCCTCTTCGCAATCACAGTTACGTGTTTCTATTAGCCGCAAATGTGGGCGCGGTGATTATGCCGTGGATGATCTTTTACCAACAATCGGCTGTCGTCGACAGAAAACTTACGATGCGCCACCTGAAGTCCGCTCGCTGGGACACGTTCGCTGGGTCTATTTTGACGCAGGTTGTGATGATTGCGGTCGTGATCATGATTGCAGCGACCGTGGGCCTACACAATCCGCAACGTTCTCTCAACACCGTGGCTGACATCGCGCAGGGGCTGCTTCCATTTTTGGGCCCAACGGGTGCCAAGGTGATTTTCGGACTGGGGATGCTCGGTGCGAGTTTTGTCGCCGCGCTCGTCGTGTCACTCGCCGGCGCATGGGGGATTGGTGAAGTGGTTGGCTTTCGGCACAGTGTCAATAGCAAAGTGAAAGACGCCAAGTGGTTTTACCTCATCTACTCGCTCGCGCATATCGGTGGTGCGGTTCTCGTCTTCAGCGGGATCAATTTAGTCAATCTCGCGGTGGATACGGAAGTGATGAATGCACTGCTTTTACCGATTGTACTAGGTTTTTTGCTGCTGCTCGAAGCAAAGGTGTTGCCGAAGGCGTGGCGTATGCGGGGAATCTACAAATACGTCGTGTGGGTCATCTCGCTTATCATCATGTTGTTCGGTGTCTATATGGGTATCCAACTCATCGTGTAA
- the csaA gene encoding chaperone CsaA codes for MATIEDFSNLDIRVGTIVDAKPFTRAKKPAIKLEIDFGQLGIKRSSAQITKRYEPTALVGTQVIAIVNFPPRNIAGFLSEVLVLGGVPEPGDVVLLRPDATVPNGTVIA; via the coding sequence ATGGCTACAATCGAAGACTTTTCGAATCTCGACATCCGCGTTGGCACAATTGTGGATGCAAAACCGTTTACCCGTGCGAAAAAACCGGCGATTAAACTAGAAATAGACTTTGGCCAACTCGGTATCAAGCGTTCGAGCGCGCAGATTACCAAACGCTACGAACCTACCGCGCTCGTAGGGACGCAAGTCATTGCAATCGTGAATTTTCCACCGAGAAATATTGCTGGTTTTTTGTCCGAGGTACTTGTCCTTGGTGGCGTTCCAGAGCCCGGCGATGTCGTTCTGCTTCGCCCGGATGCGACGGTACCCAATGGTACAGTTATTGCGTGA
- a CDS encoding alpha/beta fold hydrolase has product MEKTTYQIGNRTLTGCCWMPEPHQSPVGVVVILHGMSEHILRYQTFAEQLAKAGYLVHGYNQRGHGSVDDESRGDLGENGFEQLIDDAHVVIKTVRQSTDRPVVLFAHSMGSFVAQGLLSQYPKSVDACILCGSNGPEGPILHLAKWLARRYARIHGRTATSVVLTWLIFGAYNRAFRPNRTNFDWLTRDEREVDLYLSDRDCGFSLTTASMYDMFRTLQQIHRPDRIRQIPLNLPIFIIAGEKDPVGHFGRGIKRLVQLYTKHGLEHVSYKLYPDARHELLHEQNREEVMRDILSWLAEHVPRLSNITQ; this is encoded by the coding sequence ATGGAGAAAACGACGTACCAAATAGGCAACCGGACGCTGACGGGGTGCTGCTGGATGCCTGAACCGCACCAGTCACCTGTGGGCGTCGTTGTCATTCTTCATGGAATGAGTGAACACATTCTTCGATACCAAACGTTTGCCGAGCAGTTGGCGAAGGCCGGATACCTCGTTCATGGATATAATCAGCGTGGTCACGGGTCTGTGGATGACGAATCTCGCGGGGACTTGGGCGAAAATGGATTCGAACAGTTGATTGACGATGCCCACGTGGTCATCAAAACGGTTCGCCAGTCAACCGACCGCCCTGTCGTGTTATTCGCGCACAGCATGGGGTCATTTGTCGCCCAAGGGCTTTTAAGTCAATACCCCAAAAGCGTGGATGCGTGTATCTTGTGCGGAAGCAACGGGCCGGAAGGGCCAATCCTACACCTAGCCAAGTGGCTGGCCAGACGATATGCCAGAATCCACGGCCGTACTGCAACCAGTGTCGTTTTGACATGGCTGATTTTTGGCGCGTACAATCGCGCTTTCCGGCCGAACCGAACAAATTTTGATTGGCTGACCCGCGACGAACGCGAGGTAGATCTCTACCTCAGCGACCGCGATTGCGGATTTTCCCTCACGACCGCTTCGATGTACGACATGTTTCGCACCCTACAACAGATACATCGACCCGACCGAATTCGACAGATCCCTCTAAATTTGCCGATTTTCATCATTGCCGGAGAAAAAGATCCGGTTGGGCATTTCGGCCGGGGGATCAAGCGGCTTGTTCAACTCTACACGAAGCATGGACTCGAACATGTATCCTACAAGTTGTATCCAGACGCTCGACATGAGCTACTGCACGAACAAAACCGCGAAGAAGTCATGAGGGATATTCTCAGTTGGCTCGCGGAACACGTACCGCGATTGTCAAACATCACGCAATAA
- a CDS encoding Mbeg1-like protein encodes MKGSVYWTRVVGFTIASVLLIIPFRFITVNAVVGNETMAPASATHASTSYTGGVYDGVLMKMSDLCYSDLSPYQHESLHSLAELAARGQGPSGIYKQVALVNQKDWHLSSTQANQYFFSDLSGWRIVATDNQEQYVGFYGVAYQKGNTIVIAFRGTNDVEDLVSDAGIYLDVPPIVDQELPAEQFVNHIRKSLPSGDYHIIFTGHSMGGWLAQYMYLQYAHKYAGWQVEGATVFDSIGTNFHPNPTDAQRVKDYRFQGDVFSHYGSSLGSEIRIQDGTPNESLYDKHQMFDFYGYFYGKVQAQTDKA; translated from the coding sequence ATGAAGGGTTCCGTATATTGGACACGAGTCGTTGGCTTTACAATCGCCAGCGTACTCCTTATCATTCCTTTTCGATTTATCACCGTCAACGCAGTCGTGGGGAATGAAACCATGGCGCCTGCCAGTGCGACTCATGCGTCCACAAGTTACACTGGGGGCGTTTATGACGGCGTGCTGATGAAAATGTCGGATCTGTGCTATTCGGATTTAAGCCCATACCAACACGAGAGCCTTCACTCGCTTGCCGAACTGGCGGCGCGTGGTCAAGGGCCAAGTGGCATTTACAAACAGGTAGCCCTGGTGAACCAGAAGGACTGGCATCTTTCGTCCACGCAAGCAAATCAGTACTTTTTCTCCGACTTGTCCGGTTGGCGGATTGTCGCAACGGATAATCAAGAGCAATATGTAGGCTTTTACGGGGTGGCATACCAAAAGGGCAACACCATTGTCATCGCGTTTCGTGGTACAAACGATGTCGAGGACCTTGTTTCTGACGCGGGGATTTACTTAGATGTCCCACCTATCGTAGATCAAGAACTTCCAGCCGAGCAGTTTGTGAACCACATTCGCAAAAGCCTTCCGTCGGGCGACTATCACATTATTTTTACCGGACACTCCATGGGCGGATGGCTGGCGCAATACATGTATCTTCAATACGCACACAAATACGCTGGATGGCAGGTTGAAGGCGCCACAGTGTTCGACTCCATTGGCACGAACTTTCACCCGAATCCAACGGACGCGCAACGCGTGAAGGATTATCGATTCCAAGGTGATGTATTTAGCCACTATGGATCATCACTCGGCTCCGAAATCAGAATTCAAGATGGCACGCCAAACGAGTCGCTGTATGACAAACATCAGATGTTTGACTTCTACGGTTACTTTTACGGGAAGGTCCAGGCGCAAACTGACAAGGCTTAA
- a CDS encoding alpha/beta hydrolase family protein: MRPAGFQAGKTYPVILEIHGGPQLNYGYAMFHEMQWFAANGYAIVYTNPRGGKSYGQTFVNAVRHHYGEQDAADVINGLDAALERFDFLDKNRVAVTGGSYGGFMTNWLIGHTNRFFAAVSQRSISNWISFYGCSDIGPLFVESQLVESAKENLTRLWEMSPLKYAQRVTTPLLLLHSENDLRCPIEQAEQFYTWLRSQGKETQLVRIPNASHGLSRNGKPSLRIKRLEAIFDYIDEHLPNE, translated from the coding sequence ATGCGGCCAGCGGGGTTCCAGGCCGGAAAAACCTATCCAGTGATTCTCGAAATCCACGGTGGCCCTCAATTGAATTATGGCTACGCAATGTTCCACGAGATGCAGTGGTTTGCCGCAAACGGCTATGCGATTGTCTATACCAATCCCCGTGGGGGAAAGAGTTATGGCCAGACCTTTGTCAACGCGGTGCGCCATCACTATGGTGAACAGGACGCGGCCGACGTCATCAACGGCCTTGACGCCGCGCTTGAGAGATTCGACTTTCTCGACAAAAACCGGGTGGCCGTGACAGGCGGCAGCTACGGTGGCTTCATGACGAATTGGTTGATCGGCCACACCAATCGGTTTTTCGCGGCAGTATCGCAACGCTCGATTTCCAATTGGATTTCGTTTTATGGATGCTCGGACATCGGCCCCTTGTTCGTGGAATCGCAACTCGTCGAGAGCGCCAAGGAGAATCTAACGAGACTTTGGGAGATGTCTCCGCTGAAATACGCGCAGCGTGTCACAACGCCCTTGTTGTTGCTGCATTCAGAAAATGATCTGCGATGTCCGATTGAACAGGCTGAGCAGTTTTACACGTGGCTTCGGAGCCAAGGGAAGGAAACGCAACTTGTCCGCATCCCGAACGCGAGTCATGGGCTGTCTAGAAATGGTAAACCCTCACTTCGAATCAAACGTTTAGAAGCGATTTTTGATTATATTGACGAGCACCTGCCAAACGAATAA
- a CDS encoding LpqB family beta-propeller domain-containing protein produces MTKRRFQVDDFANFTLVGDIQISPDGKRAVFSRQTTSIQKDSYEVQLMYTDLTTQSIKPLTTAGKSNHAAAWSPDGSQIAFISNRAFGKQLWVIPSTGGEAVRITAFRHGISQLRWSPDGQYVYALVPASKNAQIEVFPAEMTPAEAKEAIEKDNKNWAEGPKRYKELYYKRDGVGLSQLRYAQLVRIDCATGSFTQLTYGDQDIGTFAVAPDGTSLYFTKGRNREFEWWYADLYRYDMTSGETSLVSDQFIFHDLQFSPDGNALAALVYDDEFNVYQSATHLKLYVFSPNGEVRAHLTESFPDDLTNSNLSDLRADTGDRSLTWSSDGRHIYVLSTREGRGEVVRFHVDGSTPQGEIVAGGTRDIYAFGLANTTLVFAYATAVNPSRMVIYELHRASTYTGREVRMPEDRMEEVTPSTDFLEVEQTIYAPNDAWLETVEVSEPELSGTVPQMTGGCKVG; encoded by the coding sequence ATGACGAAACGGCGATTTCAAGTAGATGACTTTGCAAACTTTACGCTAGTCGGCGACATTCAAATTTCTCCGGATGGGAAACGCGCTGTATTTTCCCGGCAAACCACATCCATACAGAAAGATAGCTACGAAGTTCAACTCATGTACACAGATTTAACGACCCAGTCCATCAAACCGTTGACGACGGCAGGCAAGTCAAATCATGCCGCAGCGTGGTCTCCAGATGGCTCGCAAATCGCATTTATCAGCAATCGGGCGTTTGGAAAACAGCTCTGGGTCATTCCGTCGACTGGCGGAGAAGCTGTCCGCATCACAGCGTTTCGTCACGGCATCTCTCAACTGCGGTGGTCCCCGGATGGTCAATACGTCTACGCGTTGGTGCCGGCATCTAAAAACGCGCAAATCGAGGTCTTTCCTGCAGAAATGACGCCAGCCGAAGCGAAAGAAGCGATTGAAAAGGACAACAAGAACTGGGCAGAGGGTCCGAAGCGGTACAAAGAGCTATATTACAAACGCGACGGCGTTGGTTTGTCGCAACTGCGGTACGCTCAGCTTGTGCGCATCGACTGCGCCACCGGATCGTTTACTCAACTCACATACGGCGACCAAGACATAGGCACCTTCGCTGTCGCACCAGATGGTACATCGCTCTATTTTACCAAGGGGCGAAATCGAGAATTTGAGTGGTGGTACGCCGACCTGTACCGGTACGACATGACTTCTGGCGAGACTTCCTTGGTGTCAGATCAGTTCATCTTCCACGACTTGCAATTTTCCCCGGACGGCAACGCGCTTGCGGCCCTCGTATACGATGACGAATTCAATGTCTATCAATCTGCTACCCATCTGAAATTGTATGTATTCAGTCCAAATGGCGAAGTCCGCGCACATCTCACGGAGTCCTTCCCAGATGACCTAACCAATTCGAATTTATCGGACCTGCGGGCAGATACTGGCGACCGTTCACTGACGTGGTCCTCAGATGGCCGTCACATCTACGTGCTCTCGACGCGAGAGGGGCGAGGGGAAGTCGTTCGGTTTCATGTCGACGGTTCGACGCCACAAGGGGAAATTGTCGCAGGGGGTACGCGCGACATTTATGCATTTGGCCTCGCAAATACGACTCTCGTGTTCGCGTACGCCACTGCCGTCAACCCTAGCCGCATGGTGATTTATGAGCTACATCGAGCGTCTACATATACGGGTCGAGAAGTGCGAATGCCGGAAGACAGAATGGAGGAAGTGACGCCATCGACGGACTTCCTCGAAGTTGAGCAAACGATTTACGCCCCCAACGACGCTTGGCTGGAAACGGTAGAAGTCAGTGAACCCGAACTTTCTGGTACCGTTCCGCAGATGACTGGTGGGTGCAAGGTTGGGTGA
- a CDS encoding RING finger protein, producing MVTCPICKELLQELTSIHCVERHGMSKAQVIEQFGKPKRLFLTFAAESTVTTPTISPRDYLNSQLLTDRLNSKTRKFHV from the coding sequence GTGGTCACTTGTCCGATATGCAAAGAACTGTTACAAGAGCTCACGTCCATTCACTGTGTCGAGCGACATGGCATGTCCAAAGCGCAGGTTATCGAACAGTTCGGCAAGCCAAAACGGCTTTTCCTCACATTTGCTGCAGAAAGTACAGTTACAACCCCCACTATCAGTCCGCGCGATTACCTGAATTCCCAACTGCTTACCGACAGACTAAACTCGAAGACGCGCAAATTTCACGTGTAG
- a CDS encoding bifunctional diguanylate cyclase/phosphodiesterase — MVVRTRFKHFPFRAKGAVSLFFDDELLDLVTRQPVGMIFLDIDTKTEAKARSLWGGHIDLQRALDEVRLVAGCSILAVQTVSTHVFIAVQFIVPDGNLSTRLYEAAIHLHQDLVASFTQVSADTSENVRFHFGTTVIRPDGRMNPTDLVYEGMVRALIAAKSDDNTNHRTRQVALVDIISRGRIKPVYQPIVSLWTGEAFGYEALSRTPEHSEFASPNQLFDFAEREGQLEALEEVALRSAILHYQPLHQGQKLFLNINTSMFFGDHAAIEQVFSVLEHRALKPYDIVLELTERRGIDDFIAFRKAVQRYRQKGYLIAIDDAGAGYSSLQTIAEVQPDFIKIDRSLVAGVHMDKTKEALLKALCHATLACDSRVIAEGIETYEELVSVTELGVPYGQGYCLGRPAAEPAAISEQARAHIRRAMTSDKAHVHVTTTIGDIAQPTKTFGPTVKASEIVNFFNQNDQVTGVVVVDEQSHPLGLVMREKLFRKLATKYGVSLFWNREIDQVMDHQPLVLDESVSVENASVLSMTRNADTLYDLIIVTRDGKLTGASSIQLILSSITNAQLELARDANPLTGLPGNRRIDVELSRRISSDDGFCIFYIDLDHFKWFNDAFGFQKGDQMIRCLAEVLKEVVHNAPVHEAFVGHIGGDDFIVVTEPGYHRELAAAIQAQFTQEVHRLLPNSSERLWHIRSRSGEMIESEGLTLSISILVCEPPHATQSLEVLSAYAGVLKQMAKDGGGNKIVCENVRNFA, encoded by the coding sequence ATGGTGGTCCGAACCCGCTTCAAGCACTTTCCTTTCCGAGCGAAGGGGGCGGTGTCCCTCTTCTTTGACGACGAGCTTTTAGACCTCGTGACGCGCCAGCCGGTAGGGATGATTTTTCTCGATATCGATACCAAAACAGAGGCGAAAGCGAGAAGCCTCTGGGGCGGGCATATCGACTTGCAGCGGGCGCTCGACGAGGTGCGCCTCGTCGCTGGCTGTTCAATTCTTGCAGTACAAACCGTCTCGACACACGTGTTTATCGCGGTACAGTTCATCGTGCCGGACGGGAATCTATCGACGCGTTTGTACGAAGCGGCGATTCACCTACACCAAGACCTAGTGGCGTCGTTCACGCAAGTATCTGCCGATACAAGTGAGAACGTCCGCTTCCATTTTGGTACCACCGTGATTCGACCAGATGGCAGAATGAATCCGACAGACCTCGTCTATGAGGGCATGGTTCGCGCGCTCATTGCAGCGAAGTCAGACGATAACACGAACCACCGGACGCGACAGGTAGCCTTGGTCGATATCATCAGTCGCGGGCGCATCAAACCCGTCTACCAGCCAATTGTCTCCCTGTGGACTGGGGAGGCATTTGGCTATGAGGCGTTGTCAAGGACGCCGGAACACAGCGAATTTGCATCGCCAAACCAGTTGTTCGACTTTGCCGAGCGCGAAGGGCAGTTGGAAGCATTGGAAGAAGTCGCGCTGCGCTCGGCTATCCTTCATTATCAACCACTTCACCAAGGTCAAAAGCTGTTTCTCAACATTAATACCTCGATGTTTTTCGGAGATCACGCGGCCATTGAACAAGTCTTCTCCGTCCTTGAGCACCGCGCATTGAAGCCGTACGACATCGTACTGGAGTTGACTGAGCGGCGCGGCATCGACGACTTTATCGCGTTTCGCAAAGCTGTCCAGCGCTATCGGCAAAAAGGTTATCTCATCGCGATCGACGATGCTGGCGCGGGCTACTCGAGTCTACAGACGATTGCAGAGGTGCAGCCTGACTTTATCAAGATTGACCGGAGCCTTGTTGCCGGCGTGCACATGGACAAGACCAAGGAAGCCTTACTCAAAGCGCTGTGTCACGCCACGTTGGCTTGTGACTCGCGCGTGATTGCTGAAGGCATCGAAACCTACGAAGAACTGGTCAGCGTTACAGAGTTGGGCGTGCCCTATGGTCAAGGATACTGCCTTGGGCGACCCGCCGCAGAGCCTGCCGCCATCTCCGAACAGGCGCGCGCTCACATCCGTCGTGCGATGACGTCGGACAAGGCGCATGTGCATGTGACCACCACCATTGGCGACATTGCGCAACCGACCAAAACGTTTGGGCCAACGGTCAAGGCCAGTGAGATCGTCAATTTTTTCAACCAGAATGATCAGGTGACAGGTGTCGTCGTCGTAGACGAACAATCGCACCCCCTGGGACTGGTGATGCGAGAAAAGTTATTCCGCAAATTAGCCACCAAATATGGCGTCTCGCTATTTTGGAACCGGGAGATTGACCAAGTCATGGACCACCAGCCGCTGGTTCTGGATGAATCGGTGTCGGTGGAAAACGCGTCCGTGCTGTCGATGACGAGAAATGCGGACACGCTCTATGACCTCATTATTGTGACCCGCGATGGCAAACTGACCGGCGCAAGCAGCATTCAACTGATCTTGAGTTCCATCACCAATGCGCAGTTGGAGTTGGCACGGGATGCCAATCCACTTACAGGACTGCCAGGGAATCGTCGCATTGATGTCGAACTGTCGCGCAGAATTTCCTCGGACGACGGTTTTTGCATTTTCTATATCGATCTCGACCATTTCAAATGGTTCAACGACGCCTTTGGCTTTCAAAAGGGAGATCAGATGATTCGCTGTCTGGCCGAGGTTCTGAAAGAGGTCGTGCACAACGCGCCGGTGCACGAGGCTTTCGTCGGACATATCGGCGGCGACGATTTTATTGTGGTAACGGAACCTGGGTATCACCGGGAACTGGCCGCAGCCATTCAAGCGCAGTTTACACAAGAAGTCCATCGGCTCCTGCCGAATAGTAGCGAACGGCTTTGGCACATCCGTAGTCGCAGTGGCGAAATGATTGAATCAGAGGGCCTGACTTTGTCTATCTCGATACTCGTCTGTGAACCACCGCATGCCACTCAGAGCCTAGAGGTGCTATCTGCCTACGCAGGCGTATTAAAGCAGATGGCGAAAGATGGTGGGGGAAACAAAATTGTGTGCGAAAACGTGAGAAATTTTGCCTGA